A segment of the Pristiophorus japonicus isolate sPriJap1 chromosome 1, sPriJap1.hap1, whole genome shotgun sequence genome:
gatggctgatctgatcatggactcagctccacttccctgcccgctcccataaccctttactcccttatcgctcaaaagtcggtcaatctctgccttaaatatattcaatgacccagcctccatagctctctggggcagagaattccatagatttacaaccctctgggagaagaaatttttcttcatctcaattttaaatgggcggccccttattctaagactatgtctcagttttagtttcccctatgagtggaagtatcctctctgcatccaccttgtcgagcctcctcaatatcttatatgtttcgataagatcacctctcattcttctgaatgccagtgagtataggctcaacctattcccacaagtcaaccccttcctctccggaatcaacctagtgaaccttttctgaacagtctccaatgtaagtatatccttaaatacggagaccaaaactgtacgcagtactccaggtatggcctcaccaatactctacagttgtagcaggacttctctgcttttatactccatcccccttgcaataaaggccaacattccatttgccttcctctttacttgctgtacctgcatactaacgtttagtgtttcatgcacaaggaccccccaggtgtctctgtattgcagcactttgcaatttttctccatttaaattataatttgtgtttttattatttctgccaaagtggataaccttacattttcccacattatactccatctgccaaatttttgcccactcacttagcctgtctatatccctttgcagattttttgtgtcctcctcacaatttgctttcccacccatctttgtatcatcagcaaacttggctacattatactcggtctcttcatccaagtcattaaaatagattgtaaatagttgagggcccagcaccgatccctgtggcaccccactagtcactgtttgccaactggaaaatgacccatgctaatatattacccccaaccccatgagcttttatcttgtgcagtaacctcttatgtggcaccttattgaatgctttctggaaattcaaatgcaccacatccactggttcccccttatccaccctgctcgttacatcctcaaagaactccagcaaatttgtcaaacgtgatttccctttcataaaaccatgctgactctgcttgattgaatcatgcttttccaaatatcctgctactgtttccttaataatggactccggcattttcccaacaacagatgttaggctaactggtctatagtttcctgctttttgtctgcctcctttcttaaataggggcattagatttgcggttttccaatctgctgggactgcaaaTCATTGGGAATTTGAAACTTTTTAGGACAAAAAAGACTTTGTGCATATATAGTCTATTCCTTGATAATTCATTGTATCTAATCAGTGGTTCATTTGAAAGCTCGGTTGGTTAAGCTTCTGGTTTGATGCCTGGTCTGAGGAATTTACCAGAGGACACAATGGTAATCATCTATGTAAATCAGGTCAGCAGCATGCTGAGATGCAAAGTGACCTGACTTTCAACACATTGAAGATAGTAATTTTATGAAATATCTAATCATGATCGTGTCATATAGTTAAATAGGTTACATTGTTACATCTGTGTTAAGATTGGGATGAATTTATAAATTTAAAAAATTTATTCAAGTCCCTAGCATTTCATATTTTCCTAGTCGTTCACCCTCTAAATGTGCAGAATGTGTCTTTACTGAAGAATGCAACCGTTACAAATTGATTCCTAAAGATCACAAGTTTTCAGTTTTCCAATTTTTATGGAAATATTGTGCTCGAAGGTTAATGCCCTTAGAAAAGGATGGCCAAGAGGTAATCCACGGATCAGACTTGGTCTTGAGCAGAACAGTCTGTGCCGGTGTCTTTTTTTCAGCTCCTCCAAACTACAACAGGAAGCACTGTACCAAAAGGAGCTTATCTCGTTTTATGACCAGTTTACTGATTGGAATCTCAAATGTAATTAGCTAAAATGCAATCCCACGATCAAAAATAGTGTTTTACTGTTGCCTCCTGACTGACTGGAGAGGGCTACAGTCTTCAGTGAATAACAGATTAGAGTGATGGAGCAGACAAGAAATGAAAATTTAATTATCACGCATTAAATCTAATTGCACTGTATAGTGGGATACATATGAGGGTCACAGCAGTGCTGTAGAAATAATGTGGTGGTATATTTGAGGTGTTTGcctaaatctgcctagttctgttttaaTTGAATGAAAATTAACCATATTTTAATCTAGTCTTGGAACCCTTGAAGAAGCTGGTTTGATGCAGCGAGTTAATGTGTGCTTTGAGTCACAAAGTTGTGCGACTGTCGTAGTCCAATCTGATGTCTCTTTTTTTCCCTCGTTTTTCTTTTCTAGGACACTGACTATTGAAAAGTAAGAGCCCCAACAAGATGGAAGACTGTCTTCACACGTCTTCAGAAAACCTGTCCAAACTGGTCAGCTGGGCTCACAGTCACGGAACTATATGCAGTCTCATTCCAAATCTGAAGCACTTGTTGACAGAAGGGGCCCATGGAAACCTCACTGCGATGTGGGGTTGTGGTGCTGGCCATGCCTATCACTGGCCACTGGCTGTTACCTGCAGGGCAGGCCCCCAGGACAGAGTGTGCTTTCAGGACAGTAGAAGCTTTAACTCCGATAGCCCCAGCATAATTGCAGTGTCGTCCGAGGCCCAGCAAAGTCCCGCAGAGAAATACCTTAATAGGTCTTCGAAAGGAAAGGCCGAGTGTTCCAGGAATAGAGATTCCTGTGACTTTTCATACAGTGAACATTCGGAAGTTGACGAAAATATGGAAGAGTATGATGACGAAGGTGATTTGTTTCATATGGCGTGTGagtcttcagtgactgatgaagatAGTGACTATGAATCTCGGCTACAAAAAAACTCACTGAAAAGGCGGGAAGCAGGTTCTTTGCTTGTTCCAGACTCTCCAAACCACCTTGCTAATGAGGACAGTAATGAGGTTATTGTTAAAAAGATCAAGCAGGAGGGTCCTGAAGACTATTACATTGTGACAAATGCAGAAATCGCTGTAGACAATGATAGCTCACCTGTCACATTGAGGTCCAAGCCAAAGTCTGGTCCTGCCTCCTACTTGGGGCCTACCAAATCTTCAGCCCTCCTTCCTGCTAGTCACATGCCCGaaaagactgactcacagggaattTCCATCATTCCACCAATCACCTCTAGGGCAGGGGGCACAAAGCCTGGACGGAGTTGCGCGACTTCACAAAAGAAGCTGAACGGAGGTCAAGGAAGCGGGCAGCAGTTAGTTCTTCAGATGCCGGTCAGCACCTCGGGAGGAAACCAGCAGATTAATATTCCATTGTCGGCCCTCCAGCTTCCTGGCCAAGACGAGCAGAATGCTTCcgaagacacagggacacagatgaTCAAGACCGGGGCTTCCAGCGAGATCTCCTTGTCCCCATCCATCAGTGCTGAACCTGAAGTCAGCTCCAGTCAGCAACAATCGAGTCTGCTCCAATCTCTGGCCAAAGATGCCAGTGCACAATCATCAGCAACAGGTAAGAAGGTCTAACACTCAATTGTTGTAACACTGTTTGAACCTACAACACCATGTTCCTGCAACTGTAAATGCAGTATGAAGAGTAATTTGGTTTGCAATTTTTTTCTAACCTCTAATTATCAAATGTGGTGATTTCAAATTCAATGAAAGTAAATGATGTAGAAATGGAGACCAGATTGAATTTTCTACTAAAACCCAGACAAAACGTGCTGGTTCCCCAAGTAGTTAAATATTTACTGAAACAGCAAAGCTGACCAAATTCTTCTAGTGTGAGCTGATGAATAATTTTGAAACACACTTCAAGGTGGTCATTTGAAGCTATAGATGTTAAAATAGTCAAGACAGTTTTGCTAATCTTTAATCACCTTTTATGGGATGGAGCGGGTAGGGATGAAAAGGGAAGATTCTGGCTTATGAGTGCATACTGTCCCAAATCGGATGAAGTTTTTATAATATGCACTGCAGTGAACACTTGGTTCCATTCCCAAATTAGTCAGTCACCTATGTAATTCTGTTTGGCAATGTATTTTCTCAGGCAACTTGTTTAAATTGAAGGAAAATtctgttgatttaaaaaaaaacctgaccAAATTGTTGCAAAGTCTGCTTTCATATTTTTTCTAAATTAACTTTCCATTTTTCAGTTTGAGAAACTTTGAAGAAACAGTGCTGTGTTGGTCAGTTGGTTTAAACATTTGGGTACACACCTGTGTACGAAATTAAGTCTCCTTCAAACTCTAAACAGTTTAGCAAATGCTGCTACAAAAGTACACATTCTATCATTTATGTACTTCTTTCTGGTTCATTGATTTTATTTTCCATCCTTTCAGAGCATCATTTCAGAGAAAGTTAGAGTAAAAGTAAGTCTTGTCTAAAAAACTAGTGTTCTTTAGCCCTTGTGAATAATTGTTGCTTTGTATTGTAAAGCTAGGAACGACACGCCTACTATTTATTGCCTTCTATGTGAAAGGGGTTATATAACAGAACAGGTTTATCAACTTGTTTATCGCAAGCTACCTTGGTCAGTTAGTCTAATCCAATACGGCACCAATTATATTTTGATGAATCTTCAACAAACACACTAAGTGTGCATTGAAAGTACAGAAAAGGTGACTTTGGGTAGCAGTTAATGTCATTGTTTTACAATTTGTGTGATATATGGGTTTGGTCGTGTATTTGATCACAAATGTAGGTGGCAGAGTTTTGCTCTTTTTGGAGGTGGGAGGGCACTCCTTAGCTGGCCTGCCTTGTAACAATGTCTTGCATCTGAAGAGGAGAGCCTCCCGCACCGTACTCCTCTCCTGTTAGTGACTTGCGAAACATTGGCATCATCCAGTATTATCTTGCCTGCCTTCGTATCTTAGGGCTGTTGACCAGTTGCAAGCATGCTAAGGGCTGGGGAAGAGGACCTGGGGACAAAATATAGTAAGAAATTTATGTAATGCattggggatggagtacaaaagatgTAGATGAAGTATTTACATTTTTATTGAGCTTTGAAACATATTGTATATTAGCATAATTTATTGGTCAGTTTGATTTTAGATGTCTGAGGTGTTCTTTTCCATGCCAAATAGCACTTTATTAACGTACGGTGCTTTTATAtcagacaagtctcctggacctgatgtcttatatcctaggatcttaagagaagtggctgcagagatagtggatgcattggttgtaatctactaaaattccctggattttggggcggtcccagcggcttggaaaaccgcaaatctaatgcccctgttttttaaaaaaaaaaggaggcagacaaaaagcaggaaactttagaccagttagcctaacatctgttgttgggaaaatgctggagtccattatcaaggaagcagtagtgggacatttggaaaagcatgattcaatcaagcagagtcagcatggttttatacaagggaaatcaagtttgacaaatttgctggagttctttgaggatgtaacgagcagggcggataagggggaaccagtggatgtagtatatttggattttcagaaggcattcgataaggtgccacataagaggttactgcacaagataaaagctcactgggttgagggtaatatattagcatggatagaggattggctactaacagaaaagagagtctggatatatgggtaattttccggttggcaaacagtgactagtgggatgccgcagcgattggtgctgggtcctcaaccatttacaatcaatattaatgacttggatgaagggaccgagtgtaatgtagccaagtttgctgatgatacaaagatgggtgggaaagcaaattgtgaggaggacacaaaaaatctgcaaagggatatagataggctaagtgagtgggcaaaaatttggcagatggagtataatgtgggaaaatgtgaggttatccactttggcagaaataatagaaaagcaaattataatttaaatagagaaaaattgcaaagtgtgttgatacggattctttttccctcaatctgtttcagcgaatacactgacacgcaaacacctcttgccttttctgtaaaagacctttattgaagattctctggccgggacttgtcaagacaaagggacactctcaatcagagcctgtttaccttccactggacaagccccttttcagcgcgaaaagcacagtagatatacattttcaaaacagaacacatttgattagcacttggtctatccaatccctttctgcctcccctccccccccccgagtacgtccaatggcaggcaagaaagtctcccaattagggctggtgtcaggtaggttagttatagctttgctacactgtcttcccttatcagtaaagaacccaattagtttctcttcctccttatcagtagaagctattacttttcccttcctatctagaattgctttctttctttgtgctgcttgggctttctcatgacctgtgtctaacctcaacttcaactcttggtaaccccttttttttctgttgattctgcagttgtctgtatcttgaccatttctttagctattttcccatgattccctatctccatccttttgccaccttctctagtcatctaccactttcgcaacccttttacacattctcattcccccccttttatcattccatgataaccctggtgcttattccaggagtatcgcgtttagccgtgcgcactctctttcctgatcctccttgttgtctgtaagtccgcctcgagcctcttcgcaaggtcttatcaatgtctgtttaggttctcacatcgtatcctgtcggaatattattgacatGATAACTtcaggagccttggtacaaggccgaagagaggccttttacctccttatgggccagtgcaggaaccagcactttaacccttgtcccactggtacccctaatgccaaatttttctcaaatcagaaccagaccctgtattactacaactacatgtgatattattcttatccatgggtgaatttgaatattaagtccgatgtcccacagctttgagtaccagggctgatcagccagcattgcgttagtgtctctctgtaagttgtctatttcttccatcagccggacatactgtcgtctttgattctggattccttgcaccaaacgtaattgttcctcatttagttccggtatctgtttgccttgcggttcccataccgcctcttcatacccctctcggagggtatccgtgattgttccgtcgatgatttccgttgtctcgggatgtatatgatatctgtctatgtctatttctcccttgggtctgaagcagaagttaggagtaatgaggacacagggggtgactcctcccctggtcttaatggttaagttggctgcccccgtgctcacgcatcactctccgttcccttgcggggcagcgatggtctcaagatcgtgttcgagaggagtgatactcaacatgcatccgtttgtttggtggaatctgcaatcatcattcgtcattcatggtgtacctcgacataaaaccacttagttaattttatagcagtcagttatatcaatgcctttggtactattgttaattttaatcacccgtctggcaggctgatggtaacgtaaccaagtttggattctcacttcaccaatattatcaatCTGATATAAGGggcctccctttgttacatcatactgtggtatggacaacacaaatccgatcatattcacccgcccagtaatacatctgaatttcggcacccatgcgtgactattccttcgtacctcgcatgtgttgttcattttttttatctagagtccaattgttaagtatgctgttcggaatccaatttggtatgtctccattctggagttgctccaaattatgttgtacctcacttgatatccaggccccatactcggagcaaactatctcagcctgtaatcgtttacttatatctttccccattgcatggatcaattttattgtcttggcatttcggcaatgtatgggccacttgtaacagttccccttccgcgccatctccccaccgcgcatgtagggcttggttatccaagtccctccccactaaaccactcaagactacgccattaaattgttaacccggtcgtatattgcctacaggcctatggaattcatcgtcataacccgtgcctagtgtttccagtattccccttttttttttccgaCCTTGCCCtattccatttctgacattaaatctcagggtagtgggttccgggccttcgaggatccgttgtgccaggttctggtatagacttatagtttcactcccacagaagctaggaaaaatgatatccattaggtttaggataagtagtcgctgacgcaccccaaattatatcctttctttagattcttttattactagccccccttttttCGGTTATATTCCTTCTTGTTtgtgctgcgcatgatcaataccggcttctccatgttataaccgtgtcacgcttcaggacatacaccttatattccagagacctcccttggtctttattttatcccactggccagtttccctAAACATCCTGTGGTTCCACCCCCTTTTTGCTCtgttctcttcccacccttctgttcttgcggggtggatttggctgcttgtttgcagctttgtccgcccaggcatgagcttctagaactgaaattccgtccagttggatttctgcgcccttccccttttggtcctcggaatctactggcgcccatggcatcggcagcctgctgcatgacaaccttacttaatacactatacatagccatgcgttaaaataagttctgtccttgctccagtccttggctgctgggttgcatatttcggcagtcaaattaaacaaagctagttcatgtagttgtgtctttcctgcgtgtgctatatctctcgtagtccatctgtattatccagtgcctgcgtgggcctcaaggtccccagtatcctgagtctccagagttgaagtagccgctgcggtcccatctcggtgagtgttttatctgcaaattttaaacagatagcctggtcatcaccaggtgttaggttctggtctactcatcttttatccatgcatgttgcggtcactctgtgaaatcgaaggtaaagttaggttgggtttgtagactacacttacccaccgtggggtacattggctctattgccataggtgatggtgctatggctgcgcactgcactatccatctggccccgtttttaaaaaaaaaatctcttccagcttatttatcttagcttttaactcttgaatttgttttgtttgagtatctttcttttatttgtattaggtgagtattattacataggctagttctgtttttatttttattctgactatcgcaccatttcctctgttaggtgagtcttttttattctattaagaaatccaaattaataatgtccagtataaaacagctgtcaatggaaagggttaactcctttacaggtttgtaagaaggcctgatgtcattacgtgacttcacgtaatcatctgaaaaattcttttttttaagtctttgtgccttcaaaacttgcttagaaattaggaatccattaaaacagcagaaatcattagtaaagccgtcataataaaagtattctcatcagggaagacggcattttagattaaactccaatttttttaaacttctaattcaagtacttgccaaagatttttttttaaattgatttaaaacgagaccacacatttttaatagctattttgtttactgaaattcaatttcgtcatcagcctcggtcaatgcaaggccaaccatttgactatgTAGTCTATCAATACCTTTTCAGAGGTCCGAGTGGAGCTCTTGgtacgtttttcgtgcgcgcactctttctttaatacatctaggggtttaacatgtcctccttccattaatgagagTTCTAACTTAGTGGCGTTtttctgccaacttgacagaagtgattcatcttttcaaactgcagtggaactttctcataatttaaaatcattatcaatggagagtgtcttaccTCTTCCAACATTTTTTTCAATtaagccaatatctttttcacatcaaatatcagctagtatttagtaagttatgtccttttccatctcagaacacttttttttttcctttcagcacctatttagtacgttatgttttttttttaaggtctcctttcttcaaattaggttttgtattttacatagagggctcgtgtctcggtaaatttgttaatttaaaatcatcagacaatcgaagacactttttctttcaaattcgttcaatttgttttctttcaaggttgtgtCTTTTTTttcccgtcttttccataactagaggggagtctggcacataggctgagagggctgcttttcgttatctcaattgttccagtttcaaggtcgttacaatgtctcttctaaactgctaaagcttgctgtttttaacatttttcaaaagtctgttgattctgcagttgtctgtatcttgaccatttctttagctattttcccatgattccctatctccatccttttgccactttCTCTagtcatctaccactttcgcaacccttttacacattctcaagtgctgcagtacagcgggacctgggtgtccttgtgcatgaaacacaaaagattagtatgcaggtacagcaagtgatcaggaaggcaaatggaatgttggcctttattgtaagggggatggagtataaaagcaggaagtcttgctacaagttgtacagggtattggtgagtccacacctggagtactgcgtgcagttttggtttccatatttaagaatggatatacttgctttggaggcagttcagagaaggttcactaggtttgattccggagatgggggggggggttgacttatgaggaaaggttgagtaggttgggcctctactcgttggaattcagaagaatgagaggtgatcttattgaaacatataagattatgagggggcttgacaaggtggaagcagagaggatgtttccaccgataggggagactagaactagggggcataatcttagaatagggtTTTTATAAAAATCCGTCGGGAGCTGAGGGTTGTGCTTGTCGCCTCCAATGCTTCTCCAAATTTTCTCTGTACTTTGGGTGGCAATGCTCACCCGAGTGACCCAAACCTATGATCATAAACCTGTAACAAGAGCCCAGTCACTTTCCCAGCATTTAGCTTCATTTTTCTTTGTATTTAAATTTGGTATTTACATGCCTTTCCAAAAAGGATTTGGAtaccggagtcagaaggttgtgggttcaaagttccACTGCAGAGACTTGGACACAAGAATcttggccaacactccagtgcagtactgagggagcgctgcacagttggaagtaccatcttttgaatgagatgttaaaccgaagtcccgtctgtgctctcgggtggatgtaaaatatctcatggcactattcgaagatgagcagtggcgttatccccgatgtcctggccaatatttatccctcagtcaacttcGCTCAAACTGATTATCAGGtctttatcacaatgctgtttatggagcttgctgtgcgcaaattggctgctgcatttcctacatcacaacagtgacttcacttcaaaatgtacttcattggctgtgaaacaattTGGCACATTGTCTCGGCAAGTCCCGAAACTTGCATTATATAAAAAAAgaaacacttacatttatatagcaccttgcacagccactagacgtctcaaagcactttacagccaattaagtactttggagcagagtcactgttgtaatgtggaaattgcaaatttctctatctctctctctgtctcgcgccccctctcgcccgcccccccccccaccccctcttgcctgacccccccctcgcgctctcgtTCTCGCGCTCTGTTTGTAATATATCCAGATtttttgatgatacaaagctatg
Coding sequences within it:
- the LOC139269157 gene encoding uncharacterized protein KIAA1958 isoform X3, translated to MEDCLHTSSENLSKLVSWAHSHGTICSLIPNLKHLLTEGAHGNLTAMWGCGAGHAYHWPLAVTCRAGPQDRVCFQDSRSFNSDSPSIIAVSSEAQQSPAEKYLNRSSKGKAECSRNRDSCDFSYSEHSEVDENMEEYDDEGDLFHMACESSVTDEDSDYESRLQKNSLKRREAGSLLVPDSPNHLANEDSNEVIVKKIKQEGPEDYYIVTNAEIAVDNDSSPVTLRSKPKSGPASYLGPTKSSALLPASHMPEKTDSQGISIIPPITSRAGGTKPGRSCATSQKKLNGGQGSGQQLVLQMPVSTSGGNQQINIPLSALQLPGQDEQNASEDTGTQMIKTGASSEISLSPSISAEPEVSSSQQQSSLLQSLAKDASAQSSATALSGKLNRFPTFDGELKELCTSAVSANTTKATLYSLNVWRYWCVTRELKQFMDITKMLPDLHSQNSCC
- the LOC139269157 gene encoding uncharacterized protein KIAA1958 isoform X1, whose protein sequence is MEDCLHTSSENLSKLVSWAHSHGTICSLIPNLKHLLTEGAHGNLTAMWGCGAGHAYHWPLAVTCRAGPQDRVCFQDSRSFNSDSPSIIAVSSEAQQSPAEKYLNRSSKGKAECSRNRDSCDFSYSEHSEVDENMEEYDDEGDLFHMACESSVTDEDSDYESRLQKNSLKRREAGSLLVPDSPNHLANEDSNEVIVKKIKQEGPEDYYIVTNAEIAVDNDSSPVTLRSKPKSGPASYLGPTKSSALLPASHMPEKTDSQGISIIPPITSRAGGTKPGRSCATSQKKLNGGQGSGQQLVLQMPVSTSGGNQQINIPLSALQLPGQDEQNASEDTGTQMIKTGASSEISLSPSISAEPEVSSSQQQSSLLQSLAKDASAQSSATENEERGCEGQQNEKTVRSTLTALRNFREFLLSKYPHENRDIQIIPCTELDAYLASFFVDARQKDGSEYEPNSLANYQCGLERYLKEYKYGFSITRDKEFRRSQEALKQKQLELRGKGKGNKPHKSMKLTFADELILRKRGLLSRYNPEGLLNLVWLNNTKAFGHCAGFHSSTLKWGDIRLHVTETGLEYLEWEIIDSSDAQGKSRRAGTECRIYATPHSPQTCPVQDYKEYAQRRPPAMRYEDAPFYLSIKPVCNLAALYWYNSQSLGKNKLSKMVKTMCEKGNIPGRKTNFSVYQSCSSLSEAQSNQLVLICNNLSQQAAQSMSGLTNTGNFIISGSFDSSSDTA
- the LOC139269157 gene encoding uncharacterized protein KIAA1958 isoform X2, whose translation is MEDCLHTSSENLSKLVSWAHSHGTICSLIPNLKHLLTEGAHGNLTAMWGCGAGHAYHWPLAVTCRAGPQDRVCFQDSRSFNSDSPSIIAVSSEAQQSPAEKYLNRSSKGKAECSRNRDSCDFSYSEHSEVDENMEEYDDEGDLFHMACESSVTDEDSDYESRLQKNSLKRREAGSLLVPDSPNHLANEDSNEVIVKKIKQEGPEDYYIVTNAEIAVDNDSSPVTLRSKPKSGPASYLGPTKSSALLPASHMPEKTDSQGISIIPPITSRAGGTKPGRSCATSQKKLNGGQGSGQQLVLQMPVSTSGGNQQINIPLSALQLPGQDEQNASEDTGTQMIKTGASSEISLSPSISAEPEVSSSQQQSSLLQSLAKDASAQSSATALSGKLNRFPTFDGELKELCTSAVSANTTKATLYSLNVWRYWCVTRELKQFMDITKIPPAKLNELLEDFYVTVRKTDGSDFLATSLHAIRRGLDRVLKNGNVGFSIGDAIFKSSTQKLKDKLRLLNKAGMSGSRSRNIIYFSGQDEEEMWQAGYLGDANPVALLSVVVKFNSQYFNMRTLQEHVDLMYGDIELLKDAENRPFFARTDMVKRESKVCSNKLCFGQIYHEHSEGLKRCPYCLLYKYMYTHRPLSQRDPKSPFYLVARKDFSQLDNVWFEEQRMGLRSLRAVVPKLAKKVRLEQSTAHAQRFEWVRTLTDAGRVRGSGTYGEHCLEL